The genomic segment TGAAACTAGCTTTGATTGTGCTGGCTGCCAAATGTAAGCTCCATCAATTTCCCCTCTGCTCCATGCCGCTATAATGTCTTGTGCACTCATATCTAAAATAGTTACATCTTTTTCTGAAATATTATTTTGTTTTAATGCAGCAAGTAAGCTATAGTGTGAAGTTGAACCAAATGGAGTTGCAATTTTTTTGCCTTTTATATCTGCTAAAGACTTAATTACAGATGTATTTTTTGCAACAAGTGCCTCACTTGAACCGATTATATCATGTAAATAATAAATTTTATAAGGAAGGTCATTAACAATTCCAGTTGTTCCTGGAGGTGTACCAATAGTTGCAATATCTATAGATCCACTAGCCATTGCAGCATTTACATCACGCCCAACATCAAATTGAACATACTTAATTGAAACTCCTGGGAATTTTTTTTCAAGTAACTTTTCACCTTTTGCAAGAAGTTCTCCATTTGGAGACTGAAAATATCCCAAACGTATTTCTTTTGGCAGCGCTGAATCTGAAGCTTGAGTATTCCCTGTTGTACTAGCTGTTTTTGCTCCTGAGCAGCCTGTTATTAAAATACCAACGGATAAAATAGCTGACAGAAGTACTGTATATTTTTTAATTTTCATAAATAACACTCCTTTAAATATCTCGGTACTGTCAAAGTTTTTTATCTAACTAAGGCAGCAACCCTTTAATTTTTCTTATTTTTTATATAAATAACTTGCCACCCCCAAAAAGTTAAGATATTTTATACTTGCAAAACAAAAACACTGAACTAAAAAAGGAGGCAAGCTATTACCATGATTAATAAGTTTCTTCTTGAAACTGTAATTTATCTTATTGAAATTATAAAGTATCTCATGACTTTGCTGGTTGGCAAAAACTTGCTTAAAAGCATTTCGGACGAACCTGTTAAGAAAGAATACCGAAAGCTTCAAGTAGATGATCAACCAATCTTTGATGTTCCCGAAAAACTTAACTATAAGCTTCTAATAGCTGAATATGAGTTTAAGCACGGCAAAGAATTTGCTCCTGTGAAACCTCGCAAAAACAAAGCGTTAGCTCCTAAGGATGTTATCTGTCCTAAGTGTGGTGCTCCACATACC from the Clostridium beijerinckii genome contains:
- a CDS encoding ABC transporter substrate-binding protein, coding for MKIKKYTVLLSAILSVGILITGCSGAKTASTTGNTQASDSALPKEIRLGYFQSPNGELLAKGEKLLEKKFPGVSIKYVQFDVGRDVNAAMASGSIDIATIGTPPGTTGIVNDLPYKIYYLHDIIGSSEALVAKNTSVIKSLADIKGKKIATPFGSTSHYSLLAALKQNNISEKDVTILDMSAQDIIAAWSRGEIDGAYIWQPAQSKLVSDGGKVILSSEDVAKGGAVTGEFGIVNNDFAAKYPDVVKAYIDILDEATKSYKTQSDDVVKALSQELGLSVEDTKQAMNQISVLDKSEQAQYIGTSDKQGKLPQILKDTSDFLLTQKAVTTSPDIETFKKAVRNDLYN